The window GTACTAGCATTTGAAACGCCCGTAGGTGAAGCTAGCGCTTTATGTAGCGAATGAAAAATAAAGCGATGGATAGCTTGTCCATCTCTAAACCTGACTTCGGTTTTAGCTGGATGTACGTTCACATCAACCAAATTAGGGTCTAGCTCTAAAAACAGTACAAATGCAGGATGCCGATCATGATGCAACACATCTTGATACGCTTGGCGTATGGCGTGCGAAATGAGCTTATCACGCACAAAACGGCCGTTCACATACACATATTGCGTGTCGCTTTTGTTGCGATTGAAGGTTGGCTTGGCGACTACGCCCCATATGCGCAAGCCTGCTGCGGATTCTTCCACAGCGATTGTTTCAGCAGCGAAATCCGCGCCCAAAACTTCACCGAATCGCTTAGTTGGCTCGCTTACCGCATAACGGCTAAGTGCCCTGCCGTTGTGTTGCAACATAAAAGCTACGTCTGGCCGCGACAGCACCACACGGTTAAATGCAGCTTCGCAATGCCCAAACTCAGTGCCTTCAGTTTTTAAAAACTTACGGCGCGCAGGTGTATTGAAATACAAATCATCGACTTCAATAATAGTACCCGCATCTAAAGCCGTTGGTTCGATAGGTGAAATCTCGCTGCCATTTGAAGCGATACGCCAAGCGTGTTTAGTATCAAGTGCACGGCTACTGATTTGCGTGCGTGAAACAGAGGCAATACTCGCCAACGCTTCTCCACGAAAACCTAAGCTTGCCACAGCCTCCAAGTCATCCAAGCTGGCAATTTTACTAGTTGCATGCCGCGTGAGCGCCATGGCTAAATCTTCCTGCGCAATGCCATTGCCATTGTCTGCCACGCGTAGCTGCTTAACGCCACCTTGCACAAGAGACACAGATATATCGGTGCTACCGGCATCTAAGCTATTTTCCAGCAACTCTTTGAGTGCAGATGCTGGGCGCTCCACAACTTCGCCGGCGGCGATTTGGCTGATGAGTTGATCTGGGAGTAAGTGAATGAGCGCCATAAAATATAGTTATTTTTGAATGACTATATTTTACCTTGCTTTGAGAACTTTGCTTTGATAACGTTAATTTAACTATTCTAATAAGTAAAAATAGATAAACTTAAAATCTACATTCGCCCCAATAAAGGGCGATTTTTCACTTTAATAAACATCGTGCACCATGAAGTAGCTGCATTAAAATAACTAATGCAATCTGCAGCGCTCTTTTTTACTTGTATTCTGTTAACTAAAATCAAGTAGTGCCGTTTTAACTAAAGAATCAATTTTCTCAGTAATATTCGTCAACTCAGTTGCCACAACAGAAAATTCACGCCCTATTTCACCAGCGCGTGCAGCAGAAATCTGTGCATTGACAGCCACAATTTTAGCTTGCTTCGCAATGTTCTGAATGTCATTCATTAAGTAACGACGCTTCTTTTGCTCTAATTTCACAAACTCTTTAGATTCAGTTTCATACACCAGCGTGATTTGATTTAGCAGCTTTACAATTGGCATTGCCAGTAAGCCCAATTCATCTAATAAGCCTTGTGCAGTGCGGTAATTAGCCTCATAAGCATTGAGTGTTTTTTCCGCCAGATTAATGAATTCTAGGTTCTTTTTGTGCCCATCTAACTCACTATAGTAGGCAAGCCTGAGATTTTCAAAGAAAACACCTGGCATTTCACTATTACCAATCACCAAGGCATGATGACTATCTCTAAACAATTGCAAATCATCACGGGCTATTTTTAGCGCATCTTCGTGACCATGAGTTGAAAGAAATATGTTCAAGATGATGCGCTGTGACAGCATGCGTTGGCGCCCTGAAATGTTAATTAAATGACCAAATGTTTCACTGGTGATGTCAAACTCATGGTTTGCATAACTTGCTGACCCTTGATTACGTTTCATCTCTAAGCTCAAAATAACTCTCCAACTTTCATTTCAAAAAAATTTATGTGCGCAAATTTTTTACTTTAACATTTGCTTTAATAGCTACATAAGCAAAACTCATTCCAACGAATCACAAACTTTTTCATTGGCAACACTGAATGTTTAAGCTAAATTCCTAACCTGTATTCATTCTGTTAAAAATCATCAATGGCACAACATTACGCAAAAAGTTTTACTCAAGCTCGCTTGCTTAATCGCCATCATCATTTTTACCTAGGTCCAACTAATTCCGGTAAAACCTATCAGGCACTTATCGCACTAGAAAAAGCGCAGTCTGGCGTTTATTTAGCACCTCTCAGATTATTAGCCATGGAAATTCGTGATCGGCTAGTTGCCGCAGGTGTACCGTGTAACCTGATTACTGGGGAAGAGCGTGTGTTAATGGCTGGTGCACAGCATACTGCCTCTACCATCGAAATGATGAATCCATCTAAGACCGTGGAAGTTGCAATCATTGACGAAATTCAAATGCTGCAAGATGGCGATAGAGGTAGTGCATGGACGACCGCCTTAGTTGGCGTACCAGCAAGTCAGGTGTTTATCTGCGGCTCAACCGCTGTGACTGCGCCTTGCGTTGCAGCTATTGAAGCCATGGATGAAACCTATGAAATCACTTATTTAGCTAGAAAAACGCCATTGGTGTTAGAGGATGAAAGCATTTGTGGCAAGCATTATAGCCGTCAAAAATTAAAGCCAAAACTACAAAAAGGTGATGCGATTATTGCTTTTAGCCGCAAAGATGTGCTGACTTTCTCCGCAAGGTTTCGGCAATGGGGGTTTACCGTGGCGAGCATCTACGGCGCACTTTCACCTGAAGTGCGCAGAACCGAGTCCGAGCGTTTTTGTACAGGCAAAGCTGATATTTTGGTGGCAACCGATGCGATTGGCATGGGTTTGAATCTGCCGATTCGACGTGTGATTTTTTCAAATATTCATAAATTTGATGGCGTAGCTTCCCGCCACCTTAACTCAACCGAAGTGCGCCAGATTGCTGGGCGTGCAGGTCGATTCGGCATTTATGATACTGGTTATATAAGCGTATTCGAGAACGATGAGTTGATACATATTGAGCACATGCTAAGTACAGACGATACGTCCGACTTAACAAAACTGCCGGTCAGTATTAGCTTTAGTCAAATTGGCGAAATTTCTCATAAATTACACACCAGAAAAATCGCAGAAGTCCTCATTTACCATCAGCAAAGAACGCGTATACATTCTGAGCTATTCGCACAAACGTCACTTAGCACTCAAATTGCCCAAGCCATATTAGTAGATGAGCATGCGCCTACCATGTCGCTCAAAGACAAATTCATCTTCGTCTGCGCGCCAATTTCGCTCGATGTCGCGTTTGAGAAAGACTATTACCTACTTTGTTTGAAAAGCGTGGTTGACTCCAAAATGCGTCACTTACCAGCCCCGCCCAACTGGCTAGGGTCAGAAAGTCCTAAGCATTTAGAAGCAGCAGAATTGTTAAGCCATAACTTAAGCTTATACGCATGGTTAAGCTTTAAGTTTCCAAATACTTTTGTGGATGGAGATGAAGTCCGTCCTTACAGACAGCGTGTCAGTCGTTACATTGAAAGTGCGCTACTCACCCAAGCAGGCTATGGAGATACCACAAGGGAAATTGATTATTTAAAGCTTAAAAGCTATTAAATAAGCGTCACTTTTTCTAAATATTCTGGCACTTCAACTGACCAATGCAACTGCTCTTCAATGTGAAGCCTCATTGCATCAGCTGCAACAGGCTCACCGTGCGTAATAAAAGTTTTTTTTGGTGGCGATTCAAAACCACCCAGCCAATCAATGATTTCCGAATACTCCGCATGCGCAGATAGATTGGAAATCAACTCAACATCAGCGCGAACCGGCACGTACTCACCGTGAATTTTGATGCTTTCAGCACCATCCAACATGGCTGAACCGCGTGTACCTGCTGCCTGAAAACCTACGAATAGAATGGTGTTGTTTGGTTTAGGCGCAAAGGCCTTCAAATGATGCACTACGCGACCGCCAGAGGCCATACCACTTGCTGAGAGTATAATCATAGGCCCTTTGGTTTCATTCAAGCGCTTAGACTCCTCCACGCTATTGACCATATTTGCAGTATGACTAAGTGCACTACATTGATCTGGCGATAGGCGATGCTCTCCGCTATGATGGCTAAATATCGCTGTGGCATCCACGGCCATTGGGCTATTCAAATACACTGGAATATCTTTGGATATAGCGCCAGATACCTTGAGTAAGTGAATGTAATAAAGCAGCTCTTGCGCCCTGCCCACGGCAAATACAGGGATAAGTACCACGCCTTTGCGTTTGACTGTTTTATTGATCACCGCTGCTAATTTAACTTTGGGATCGTCATGCTCGTGCAAGCGATTTCCGTAAGTAGATTCCAGTACCAGATAATCTGCTTGCTTGAGCCTAACGGGTGGCTTCATCAAAATATCATTGGGTCGCCCAATATCGCCTGAAAAGACAATTGACGTTTTTTTGTACTGAATACGGACAAATGCTGAACCTAGAATGTGTCCATTTGGTGTGAAAGTAAGAGTCAAGCCATCACCCAAATCAACGGTTTGCTCAAAATCTACTGCGACTAGCAGTTCCAGCGCATTGTCGGCATCTTCTTTGGTATAAAGCGGTAGCGCAGGCTTATGTTTTGAAAAACCACGTCGATTAGCGTAGTCAGCCTCTTCCTCTTGCAAATGCGCCGAATCAGGCAGCAGAATATCGCATAAATCCCGTGTAGCCTCAGTACAGTACACTTTCCCAGAAAAACCATTTTTAACAAAAAGAGGCAAGTAGCCGGTATGGTCAATATGTGCGTGTGTTAATACCACAACATCGACATCTTTAGGATTGATTGGTAGCGCTGCCCAATTTTTAAGTCGTAACTGTTTTAAGCCCTGAAACAAGCCACAATCAACCAGAATGCGCCTAGTTCCATTATCAGTCTCGCAAGTGAGCAGGTATTTAGATCCTGTCACTGTGCCTGTGGCACCTAGAAATGTTAATTCCATATCGACTCCCTTAATCACTGGATAATCACTATTGGAACAACTTGATATTACTCCAAGGCGATATTATTCCAGTGCCACTTTGGTTTTAGCTAGCGCTGGGTTCGTAGCAAAGTATTTTTTAATTCCTGTCAAAATCGAAGTGACTAGCTTATCTTGATAGTCCGCATCGTTCAGTCGGCGCTCTTCTTCTGGATTACTAATAAAAGCAGTTTCAACCAAAATTGACGGAATATCAGGTGATTTCAACACTGCAAAAGCCGCCTGTTCAACACGGCTGGTATGTAAAGTATTGATTGCACCAATTTGTGTCAATACTGCTTTACCTAACTTTAAGCTATCGTTGATCGTTGCGGTTTGCGATAGATCAAGCAAGGTTCTCGCCAGCACAGGATCCTTATCATCTAAACTCACGCCGCCAATTAAATCAGACTCATTTTCCTTTTTAGCCAAGTAGCGCGCACTGGCACTGGTTGCACCGCGCTCAGATAAAGCAAATACTGAGGAGCCTTTTGCGGATTGATTGGTAAATGCATCTGCATGAATAGAGACGAATAAATCAGCCTGCATATTGCGTGCTTTCACTACACGACCATGCAACGGAATAAAAAAGTCACTGTCGCGCGTGAGTACACCTCGCATATTTGGCTCGCCATCAATTTTTTCTTTGAGTTTTTTAGCAATCATTAAAGTGACATCTTTTTCATGGCTACCATTGGCGCCTCGCGCGCCTGGATCTTCCCCACCGTGACCAGCATCAATCGCAATGATGATTTGACGGCCACTTTTTTTTGACTTGGTTGGGGCTGTGTCTTGTGCAGCATTTTGACTAGCTCCCTGACTTTTGACCTCTTGGTTTTTAACTTCTGAGTTCTTAACTTCCAGTGTTTTAACTTCTACTTTAGCTATAGGTAGTTCAACTGGCTTGGTTGTTTCAGCAGGTTTAGTTGTTTTAGTGGCATTGGGTTCGGTAGACTCAATTTGTGGCGGCAAAGGCTCTACAATAACCTGTGGCTGGCTTGAACTGCTAGTTGACTCTTGCGCAACAGTTACTTGATTTGACACTTCAGTTTGTGTAGATGAGCTAGCATTTGTAGAGTTAGACACAGTATCACGCTCTGCAATCATCGCCATGAGTGGGTCTTTAAGAGGATAAACATCAAGCACCAAGCGGTATTTATAATCGCCTGTTGGCATTAAAGTAAAGGCGTTGGGTTTGGCTTCCGTTTTTAAATCTACGACTAGACGCACCACATTTTGCTGAAACTTAGCGACGCGAATTTGCTTAATATAAGGATCGCTTGCTAGAATCTTTTCGCTTAATGATTTAACCACGAGGTTTAAATCGATATTTTCAATATCCACCACCACGCGATCAGGATTTTGAATCACGGACATTTTATAAACAAACGGTTGTGCAGACTCTAGTGTGATGCGCGTGTAATCTTGCGCCGGCCATACACGAGCAGCCGTAACAATATTCACCGCTTGCGCTGATGCAGCAAAATTAAGTTCTGTAAAAGTAAAACTTACCAACAGCATCAAGCCCCAATATATGGTTTTTTTACATGACCCAAAAGCATTGTTCATTTTATTAAAGCTCATCATGTTAAATCATTTGCTCTGAGTAGAAATTGTGTGCAGACATTGTTGTCCTAATGTTGAGTGTGCTGATAGATTAACACTACGTCCTAAATTTTTACCTACATTTTTAATTGAAAAAGTAATATTAATATCTGGTGTTGGTAGCACATTTTCCGCCTTCTCAGGCCACTCAATCACGCACACACTATTGGCATTAAAGTAATCCCTAAATCCAGCAGACTCCCACTCTTCTTCATCATTAAAACGATATAAGTCAAAATGATACAACATTAAACTCGAAGTTACATTATATTTAATGTCATAAGGCTCAACCAGCGTATAGGTAGGACTTTTAACCTTCCCCACATGCCCCAAAGCATGCAACAAGCCGCGTACCAAGGTAGTTTTTCCTGCCCCTAAATCCCCATGCAAGTAGATGGTTAAATTTGGCTGTATAGCCTTCGCAAGGGCAACACCAAAAGCTAAGGTTGCTGCCTCGTCGGCTAAATCACGTGTAAAATTGCTATCCATGACAGACCTTAACGAAACTATCCAATCTAAGTTTACCCAGCTTGCCAATGACATTAAACAATGGGGATTGGCGCTGGGCTTTAATCAAATTGGCATCACGGATACCAATTTGCAAGAAGCAGAAGTTGAGCATCAAGCGTGGATTGCTAAAGGTTTTCATGGTGAAATGGATTATATGGCAAAACATGGGGTGAAGCGCACTCGCCCTGCAGAATTAGTGCCGAATACTCTGCGGGTGATTTCTGCTCGATTAGATTATATGCCGCCCAATGCCGTAGATAGTGAATCGATAATGCAAGACAGCTCTAAAGCCTTTATCTCACGCTATGCCATGGGGCGTGACTACCACAAGGTGATGCGCAACAAACTGCAAAAGCTTTGTGAAAAAATTCAGTCAGAAATGACAAAATACAAAGTAGATGACTTCAGCTATCGCGCATTCACAGATAGCGCACCAGTATTAGAGGTTGCTTTGGCTGAAAAAGCGGGTTTAGGTTGGCGCGGCAAACATACCCTGCTCATCAATAAAAATCGCGGCTCATGGTTTTTTTTAGGTGAAATCTATACCAATTTACCTTTACCAATAGATGAGGCTGGGACCAATCACTGTGGCATCTGCACTAGCTGCATAGATGTATGCCCCACCAAGGCGA is drawn from Methylotenera versatilis 301 and contains these coding sequences:
- the mutL gene encoding DNA mismatch repair endonuclease MutL, coding for MALIHLLPDQLISQIAAGEVVERPASALKELLENSLDAGSTDISVSLVQGGVKQLRVADNGNGIAQEDLAMALTRHATSKIASLDDLEAVASLGFRGEALASIASVSRTQISSRALDTKHAWRIASNGSEISPIEPTALDAGTIIEVDDLYFNTPARRKFLKTEGTEFGHCEAAFNRVVLSRPDVAFMLQHNGRALSRYAVSEPTKRFGEVLGADFAAETIAVEESAAGLRIWGVVAKPTFNRNKSDTQYVYVNGRFVRDKLISHAIRQAYQDVLHHDRHPAFVLFLELDPNLVDVNVHPAKTEVRFRDGQAIHRFIFHSLHKALASPTGVSNASTANQAAYNPFGGQNANSPSYSASPYPQYQAQINLSANEPNSFYQTLFSANSAQNYSNNALNNTALQTNRDGLAGGAVFTSNASENYAESAFPLGFAVAQIHGVYVLAQNAQGLVVVDMHAAHERIMYEQLKNALDNQAVGMQPLLLPVSFNADRLEVATVQEALASNDGSLQQLGFDIAIISPTTLAVRAVPTMLQDADAVTLARDVLRDLREYGASRALTERRNELLGTMACHAAVRANRSLTIPEMNALLRDMEATERSGQCNHGRPTWFQVSMSDLDKMFMRGK
- a CDS encoding methyl-accepting chemotaxis protein, which gives rise to MKRNQGSASYANHEFDITSETFGHLINISGRQRMLSQRIILNIFLSTHGHEDALKIARDDLQLFRDSHHALVIGNSEMPGVFFENLRLAYYSELDGHKKNLEFINLAEKTLNAYEANYRTAQGLLDELGLLAMPIVKLLNQITLVYETESKEFVKLEQKKRRYLMNDIQNIAKQAKIVAVNAQISAARAGEIGREFSVVATELTNITEKIDSLVKTALLDFS
- a CDS encoding helicase-related protein — protein: MAQHYAKSFTQARLLNRHHHFYLGPTNSGKTYQALIALEKAQSGVYLAPLRLLAMEIRDRLVAAGVPCNLITGEERVLMAGAQHTASTIEMMNPSKTVEVAIIDEIQMLQDGDRGSAWTTALVGVPASQVFICGSTAVTAPCVAAIEAMDETYEITYLARKTPLVLEDESICGKHYSRQKLKPKLQKGDAIIAFSRKDVLTFSARFRQWGFTVASIYGALSPEVRRTESERFCTGKADILVATDAIGMGLNLPIRRVIFSNIHKFDGVASRHLNSTEVRQIAGRAGRFGIYDTGYISVFENDELIHIEHMLSTDDTSDLTKLPVSISFSQIGEISHKLHTRKIAEVLIYHQQRTRIHSELFAQTSLSTQIAQAILVDEHAPTMSLKDKFIFVCAPISLDVAFEKDYYLLCLKSVVDSKMRHLPAPPNWLGSESPKHLEAAELLSHNLSLYAWLSFKFPNTFVDGDEVRPYRQRVSRYIESALLTQAGYGDTTREIDYLKLKSY
- a CDS encoding MBL fold metallo-hydrolase; protein product: MELTFLGATGTVTGSKYLLTCETDNGTRRILVDCGLFQGLKQLRLKNWAALPINPKDVDVVVLTHAHIDHTGYLPLFVKNGFSGKVYCTEATRDLCDILLPDSAHLQEEEADYANRRGFSKHKPALPLYTKEDADNALELLVAVDFEQTVDLGDGLTLTFTPNGHILGSAFVRIQYKKTSIVFSGDIGRPNDILMKPPVRLKQADYLVLESTYGNRLHEHDDPKVKLAAVINKTVKRKGVVLIPVFAVGRAQELLYYIHLLKVSGAISKDIPVYLNSPMAVDATAIFSHHSGEHRLSPDQCSALSHTANMVNSVEESKRLNETKGPMIILSASGMASGGRVVHHLKAFAPKPNNTILFVGFQAAGTRGSAMLDGAESIKIHGEYVPVRADVELISNLSAHAEYSEIIDWLGGFESPPKKTFITHGEPVAADAMRLHIEEQLHWSVEVPEYLEKVTLI
- a CDS encoding N-acetylmuramoyl-L-alanine amidase, giving the protein MMSFNKMNNAFGSCKKTIYWGLMLLVSFTFTELNFAASAQAVNIVTAARVWPAQDYTRITLESAQPFVYKMSVIQNPDRVVVDIENIDLNLVVKSLSEKILASDPYIKQIRVAKFQQNVVRLVVDLKTEAKPNAFTLMPTGDYKYRLVLDVYPLKDPLMAMIAERDTVSNSTNASSSTQTEVSNQVTVAQESTSSSSQPQVIVEPLPPQIESTEPNATKTTKPAETTKPVELPIAKVEVKTLEVKNSEVKNQEVKSQGASQNAAQDTAPTKSKKSGRQIIIAIDAGHGGEDPGARGANGSHEKDVTLMIAKKLKEKIDGEPNMRGVLTRDSDFFIPLHGRVVKARNMQADLFVSIHADAFTNQSAKGSSVFALSERGATSASARYLAKKENESDLIGGVSLDDKDPVLARTLLDLSQTATINDSLKLGKAVLTQIGAINTLHTSRVEQAAFAVLKSPDIPSILVETAFISNPEEERRLNDADYQDKLVTSILTGIKKYFATNPALAKTKVALE
- the tsaE gene encoding tRNA (adenosine(37)-N6)-threonylcarbamoyltransferase complex ATPase subunit type 1 TsaE, with translation MDSNFTRDLADEAATLAFGVALAKAIQPNLTIYLHGDLGAGKTTLVRGLLHALGHVGKVKSPTYTLVEPYDIKYNVTSSLMLYHFDLYRFNDEEEWESAGFRDYFNANSVCVIEWPEKAENVLPTPDINITFSIKNVGKNLGRSVNLSAHSTLGQQCLHTISTQSK
- the queG gene encoding tRNA epoxyqueuosine(34) reductase QueG, with the translated sequence MTDLNETIQSKFTQLANDIKQWGLALGFNQIGITDTNLQEAEVEHQAWIAKGFHGEMDYMAKHGVKRTRPAELVPNTLRVISARLDYMPPNAVDSESIMQDSSKAFISRYAMGRDYHKVMRNKLQKLCEKIQSEMTKYKVDDFSYRAFTDSAPVLEVALAEKAGLGWRGKHTLLINKNRGSWFFLGEIYTNLPLPIDEAGTNHCGICTSCIDVCPTKAITAPYEVDARRCISYLTIELKTSIPIEFRSLIGNRVYGCDDCQLFCPWNKFAEITHESDFAVKNGLDNISLVQCFAWTEAQFKQNMAGSAIYRIGYEQWLRNIAVGLGNASTTPEILEALQNRKNDASALLREHIDWALEQHKLSSDTADI